A genome region from Methanobacterium bryantii includes the following:
- a CDS encoding nitroreductase family protein gives MNIICRNVDEMKKMSISEISPKIAANVAIAIEHIVLRALDFNLGTCWIRALKEDKIRDIFRG, from the coding sequence GTGAATATAATTTGCAGAAATGTAGATGAAATGAAAAAAATGAGCATATCTGAGATTAGTCCAAAAATAGCAGCTAACGTGGCAATAGCTATTGAACACATTGTCTTACGAGCCCTTGATTTTAATCTTGGAACTTGCTGGATTAGAGCATTAAAAGAAGATAAAATCAGAGACATCTTCAGGGGATGA